Part of the Primulina huaijiensis isolate GDHJ02 chromosome 15, ASM1229523v2, whole genome shotgun sequence genome is shown below.
GAAATGTAAAGTTTCTCTTATTTGATAGGCCGCCGTTCACTGGCTCACCAGCAATTGTTTGCATATGTCAACACATCATAATTATTCATTGTCAACTCTTTTCCCCActtagatatttttaaaaaaattaacaattatAACTTCCGGAAGTGAACCAATTACAACCTTTAATCCAAAAGCTTTAGACTACAAAAATTAGCCAATTAACATTTGGATTACAACGGAAAAATTTAGAATCTTAGATGGTACTTTTGGAAACAGAAGGTGGAGGTAAGTACCTGAAGATGGCTCAAAGCTCAGATCTTCGATACATTTCAGCCTGTAGAGGTAAATCTTGCTGCAAACGTGCAGCCATTTCATAAATATCAGGCTAATGCAAAACATATCTTATTTTGCAGGCTGGATATTTCAGCATTTTAGAGAAGATCGACTGTGCCACTTGGATCTGACCACCACTCTGATCAACAAAAAGCTCTTGAAGAATATATGGACAACCCCAGAAGATGCATGATAAAAGATAAGCATCTCGCATCTCACTTCAAAACACATGTTACTCCATAGCAAGAAACCATCGTCAATTTTGGTGAACAACTAATCCCTCAAATAAGAccaatcaaatttaaaaaaacactaTTCATTGGACAGTTGGAGCAAACCACGCATCTGGAGGTATGGATTCTCCAAAAGCTTTTCATTGTTGCTCTGCAAAGAGAAGTATAACTCATATCAAACCCAGAGTACTTCATGATCATAACAAGAAAGTGCATTTTCAAAGATTGTGTTGTGTGCACTAGATTCACGTAATAAATGCAGTCTATTCTCCCAGGGACAAAAATGTTAGCAAGCCAAGATGAGAGATTGTAAACCAgagaaagaaaaaggaaaatataAACATCATTTGCATTTTATAGGCATCCCTTGTTAGTTCCACATATTCTTGCTCGTGAATACTTGGCACGTATGTCATGCATTACACTTACGTCACATGATACTTGTGCAAGAACAAGACTCAACTAAATTTTCAGATCAAAAGGAACCCAGTGTCATATATCTAGACGACAAAGGATGTAACACACACTGAACTTCCTATTTAAATGTTCTGCATTCCTCTATTTTGTTAGCATGCTTTTTCCAAGAATGTTGTTATCTGACGTCCACGAACCGATCACTAAATTTTTTACCGTTTGCAACAAATTCCAGACACAAGTCACTGCACTAGGATACAACAGCCAAAGCTAACCCAATACCACATGTTTCATCCAATtaaatattaagtaaaaattaaaagttcaCCTGCTGAGCTCTTAAAATAAGACTTTGAAGCATGCGTTGGTAACTTTCTGGTTCCTCTGTCATCATCCTCTGCCAAATATAAATTGTTATTAGGTAATATTATTGCGATCACATTTCCCAGCTCAAGCCTCAACGTCAGTAAAGGACATCAAATACTTGCCTTTAAAAGAAAGGTTGAAGAGTAATATGCCACTCTAGCATCTGTATCATCCAACAATTCCCTGCCAAATACGCATACAAATAGATTCTTTTAAATGGTCATTAAAATGTAAGAATCTGATTGTCAAAGAGTGTAAACTGAAAAGTTACCTAAAGAATTCTTCTCCACCTACTTCAGAGAAAGAAGCAGGATCTTCTGTACATTTACCAATTAAAAGTAAGAGAAGTGTAGCTCTAATATCTGATGTGCCACCTGGGAGATTACCTCTTCCTTTGCTACCTACAGAGACACCCAATGCAATATTATCGGTAGCGGCACCTGCAAGCTGGATCAAAGGCCAATACAATAAGGCAGCTGGAACACGAGCAACCAATTGCATGGGAACAATGGCTTGTCCATGAAGAAGCAGTGCTGCCATGGATGCAGTCTCCAAGTTTGAAAAATGTACATCTTTCCCATGTTTGCTGTTCATATTTTCAATAACATCATCCTGGCCAAGGTTCTCATTAAGGGAGAAACGCTCTGCTCCCTCTGCCTTCCTTTTCCAATCTGAATCACTAGAATCTTTGATGTGCTTCATATCTCCAAATGGCATATGGACTACTTTCAAGCACAATTGAGAGAACAGAATATCACACATCTGTTCATAAAGAGGAAAAGAAAACTACAGAGTATCAGTATACACGACAATAAATACTCATATGACGTCACATTAACATTTAATACACAAGCTACTAGATTATCGAGCAGTATCAGGGTAAAGTATATCCCTGCCAGAATATTATTCTTTATCTGCAGAGTACTAAGAAAGCGACAAAAATAAATCTGTTTGCCTAGTTTCCTCTGTCCTAGTAAAAGTATGACTTCCCAAGACAAGGTCTGACCcttaaaatcattaataaaaTAGCAACAGCAATATTATGTCATGGAAAAAATAAATCTCAAGTTTCTCCAATCATCAAAACACTTTCACCAACATATCCTTGGCAGTACTATACCATGACAGCATAATAATATCTAAGTTTCTCTATGAAAGAGATATTGAGATTACAGTTTCAAGATCCACATGGCCAATAGCCTTGAACAAACATTTTGAGAAATGTGCCCTTCACCTCCTTCCTTAACATAACTGTGGATGGGTCATACCATTAAAGCTATATTGGATTAATTTGTACTACTTCATATCAGCCTTCCAggttaaatatattttcacaaataacatTATAGATGATACCTTCAGAATATTCATACGATCAGTTTCATTTATTTGAGCCATCAAGGACAAGGCACTGCTCATAATATCGATCACTGTATTTGCTTTCTCAAGACGACTTTTGTCGTGAATATGTGCTGCAGAATCACCTCCTATTACATGCTGGATTTCACTCTCATCAAGCAAAAATTTGCACCGTATCAGCAGCCTCTCTAGCACAAACAGAAATCCCCATCTGATATGGCTATTTTTAGATTTGAGAAGCCCGCACAAAACCCAAATTGATATAGGTACATCTAAATCAGCAGAATAGTCATTAACTGCAGCAAGGGAGATTTTCTGCTCCAAGCTCTTAATATTCGACCAGAGATTAACATCTCCTTCCTCGCTGTTTTCAGCAATAAGTAAATCCCCTAGCCACAAATAGCCATTGTGACGATAAGCATCCCGCTCAGAATGTAGAAGAGAATGTAAAGTTGTCCAAGGGAGCTTTGCCTTCACAGCACCAACACTCCCAAGACCTCCACCAAGGCTTTGGACATACTTGAATGATTTTGTGATTTGAATCATTTGATTAAATTCTTGTTCTAGATGAGTGAATGGTCCTATGAGGGTGTCAAACTTCTCCACAACTCTCTCTAAAAGCTGCAAGAGGGTATATATActtcaatttaaattaattttaatcaaAGCCAACTtcttatatatacatataagcaaaattgaaaaaaattccTAATCCACCCCCACAAGGAATTACATGTGGGAAAAGGGGTCCAACACATGCAGTTTCTTCAGAAAACTAGAAAAAGGTTTGAAGAGCAGTGTGTAAAAAGTGGAAAATTAAGACGTCTTTAGCAATCCAATAGAACTGCACATTTTAGAGTATCAAGCGTTTAACAAGGGGAATAAAACAGAAAGAGAATGGAATTGAGGTAGGAAGTTTAGAACAGAAAGCATAAGCTTACTGTTAAAACCTTCTTGTCTGTAAAAAAGAATCTCAAATAGACTTGTCCTAGTACTTAATCACATGGTAAATAATATATCAAGCTATGATTGTGCAGACAAATAAGGAAGTCGAAGTTTACCATCACTAGGCGTTCGTTATTAGGATATGTGGACAGTGCGGAAGAAACAGATCTCCTCAACAGTTCCACAATACCTTCAACACCCAGCTTGACAGAAATATGCATAGCTTCAGGTGCATCTGCAAGCATGAGCAAGGTAGCAATAGGTCGAACCTCATCATCACTATACTCAGAAATTCCAGATGCAATGCACGtctcatttattttatgcaaaaCATAGTCAAAGAGCACCagatatagatttcttctttcCTCTCTCGAATTAGAAAGCACAAACTGcattcaaaaacaaaaaggcATACAGATTTAGCAATATTTCTGAATGCACATTGCGCCTCAAAAATACCCCCCAAAAAATTTCTAATGAAAGGAGATTGACAAGCTTGGATGAGTGGAAAACCAGGAAGTGTAGGTTCATGGCCATATTCACAAACACACTAAAAGGAAAGGTTGAAAGCATGTGTTATATGAAAACTTTGATAACTCCCATTCAGAATTTGTTCCATTATCTCCTTACATGGAACTGTCATTAGCACAGCATATCGGCATCAAGGGGAACTCAATCTATTTCGAAATTCATTCCTATAGGCCAATGTGCAGTTGAAAGAAAGAATGGAGAACGCCTAGCATGATCTCATGACCAACAAATATGAAAGAATCAGACGTTCAATCAACATAATTACCACTAAATTTTTTGCGATGGGGTAAATGGAGGGACTACCACATTAAGGAAAAGGCAGCATAATTATGGTAAAAACATTCAAGGATGAAAACAAATAAGGCACATCCAGCAATTTATTTACTTAAGGGTAGATTATTCACAATAATGCATTCAATACAGCATAGATGAAAGATCCTACAAGTAGGAATGACAAAGCTAAGCTTGTTATCTTAGGGAAAGGTTGGTCAGCCAAAAGGCACGTCCtgccaataaaataaaaacatacaaTCTTCTCAAACATGGCAAACAAGCACTATTTTCCATGAATTGATTAGAATAATACCTCCAcaaatataaaatcaattcccccAATCAGGTCAACTTGCTTCATAATAAACAATGGGGCAGCCGAAACAACTTTCTCAGGTTGCTCAGACACTTCATAAAACATGTTGGTCATCATGCAAATAAGCTTGCAATGAACTATTTGTGCCCAAGAGTTTCTTCGACTGATCTGCACGAGTGCCTTAATAACCTGTGATGAAAGAATTCAAAGATAAAATATAGAAGCTTGCTCTTAGAATAAATACCCAAACAAAAGAAAGAGGGAGagctcaaatcccaacaatgaGAGAACTGTAAAAAATAAGTACAAATTAGAAAGAAACAGAGAATCTTTTCATAGCTAGTAGCGatgaaaaataaagttttataaatgacaaaatatattatatcatatacGATTTCATTGATAATGAAATATTCCATGTCTATTCGGTTAGACCTAACAAAAATTTCACTCAGATTTGCCCATAACATATAAGCCAGAGACAGGGAAACAAAAACTAATAACCAAGGTGCGCCCATAAATGTTAGTTGGGTACTAGACTACAAAGGCCATAAATATCCAAAAATTCACGTAAAGTATTTGGTGGTGCATCTGGGATTTTGAAACTATAACCCCatggatttaaatttaaataccatGTCGGAAACCATTTTCCCAAAAATATTTAACTCGTAATATTGTCCGACAATAGCTTTGTACTTTAACAAGACAGTTCCATCAGATGGATCTTTCAAAGGTGTTTGAGTAATTGGCTATTTCGCTAGATATTTGCGAAGTACTCCTCAAAACTAGCATATAAGGGGACATATCTTAACAAGACAATTCCAACAGAGAGTAATTTCAAAGGTATTTGGATAATTGGATGGAAACAGAAAATTGTGACATTTTGCTAGATATTTGCGGTGCTCCTTAAAATTATGCAGATAAGGGAACACATATTAGAATTATGAGTTCCACTATGTAAGAAGAGGATATGAGTAATAATTGCTTGACTTTACGGGAAATACAAATTATACCATACAGCTTTTAGATGGTGATAAATGTCAATAAAAGATTTTCTAATCAAATTTTCAGGCTACAGTACAAGAACAAACGCTTCCTTGGCAAAGAAGGGGATCGAGCATTTATGTGGAATAATCATGATGATCCAAAAAGTATAAATGATGGAGCTCCTATAAGGACAG
Proteins encoded:
- the LOC140958912 gene encoding uncharacterized protein, which produces MSTSYSPSRSTASFRMPLSGGGGVSRLRSSASKKPPEPLRRAVADSLSTAVSTNLEASRTLREYLATHATIDLAYVVILEHTLAERERSPAVVARCVSLLKRHLLRYKPSEETLLQIDRFCISIIAECDMTPNRKLAPWSRSLSQQSGTVPSINVNPLPVSSFATGALVKSLNYVRSLVAQHIPKRSFQPAAFTGAPSASRQLLPTLSSLLSRSFSVQLNPANGKESLESKDASVTSVSESPIAEEVDEIEDEEFLATDVFRWRWCGDQQSSLLLPKSELMLNSPEVRSRNFLEVGAAALLVGDMEAKMKGEAWRIFGSADMRYLDQLLQPSLLTTVTNSASAFSHLRAITALKRSKSGSNQIWEDSHSSTFRPRARPLFQYRHYSEQQPLRLNPVEVCEVIAAVHSETPSANSNLSTISTKLRHNGRPSMDVAVSVLVKLVIDMYVLDSETAAPLTLSMLEDMLNSPRVMSKARAFDLILNLGVHAHLLEPPAPDGSTAIEEELSKELYFENGAQISFMGKKKSKNINKRENSSAIDKFECWILGILLEVLLHLVQVEEKEESVWASSLSCLLYFVCDRGKIRRSRLKGLDIRVIKALVQISRRNSWAQIVHCKLICMMTNMFYEVSEQPEKVVSAAPLFIMKQVDLIGGIDFIFVEFVLSNSREERRNLYLVLFDYVLHKINETCIASGISEYSDDEVRPIATLLMLADAPEAMHISVKLGVEGIVELLRRSVSSALSTYPNNERLVMLLERVVEKFDTLIGPFTHLEQEFNQMIQITKSFKYVQSLGGGLGSVGAVKAKLPWTTLHSLLHSERDAYRHNGYLWLGDLLIAENSEEGDVNLWSNIKSLEQKISLAAVNDYSADLDVPISIWVLCGLLKSKNSHIRWGFLFVLERLLIRCKFLLDESEIQHVIGGDSAAHIHDKSRLEKANTVIDIMSSALSLMAQINETDRMNILKMCDILFSQLCLKVVHMPFGDMKHIKDSSDSDWKRKAEGAERFSLNENLGQDDVIENMNSKHGKDVHFSNLETASMAALLLHGQAIVPMQLVARVPAALLYWPLIQLAGAATDNIALGVSVGSKGRGNLPGGTSDIRATLLLLLIGKCTEDPASFSEVGGEEFFRELLDDTDARVAYYSSTFLLKRMMTEEPESYQRMLQSLILRAQQSNNEKLLENPYLQMRGLLQLSNE